The Algoriphagus sanaruensis genome window below encodes:
- a CDS encoding response regulator transcription factor encodes MKIKLVIAEDNSFLLKAIREKLSLFSDLELKFCAVDGQDLIGKLEQDSNIHLILMDIEMPKMNGIEAVEKVTQKYPQIKIIMLTVFDNDEHIFKAIQAGAHGYFLKEVDPPTLHQGILDTLEGGAAMTPSIAMKALKLLRNPPNFEEAKEETNLTAREIEILEQTSKGLNYNQIGENLFISPKTVRKHIENIYAKLQVHNKMEAVQKAVKNRIIEG; translated from the coding sequence ATGAAAATCAAACTTGTCATCGCTGAAGACAATAGCTTCTTGCTCAAAGCTATTCGGGAAAAGCTTTCCTTATTCTCTGATTTGGAGCTGAAATTTTGTGCAGTAGATGGGCAGGATTTGATTGGCAAACTTGAGCAAGATTCCAATATTCATCTCATTCTCATGGATATTGAAATGCCAAAGATGAACGGAATCGAAGCTGTGGAAAAGGTGACTCAAAAATATCCTCAGATAAAAATCATTATGCTTACCGTTTTTGACAACGATGAGCATATTTTCAAAGCCATCCAAGCAGGTGCTCATGGATATTTCCTGAAAGAAGTTGATCCTCCTACGTTGCATCAAGGCATTTTGGATACCCTTGAAGGCGGTGCTGCGATGACTCCTTCCATTGCGATGAAGGCACTCAAACTACTTCGTAATCCGCCCAATTTCGAAGAAGCCAAAGAGGAAACCAACCTAACCGCACGAGAAATTGAGATTCTAGAACAAACTTCGAAAGGGCTTAACTATAATCAAATCGGAGAAAACTTATTCATTTCCCCAAAGACTGTCCGAAAACACATTGAGAATATTTACGCCAAACTGCAAGTTCACAACAAGATGGAGGCAGTTCAAAAAGCGGTAAAAAATCGAATTATAGAAGGATAA
- a CDS encoding S1/P1 nuclease, which translates to MKRIQTLTLTLFLSLLVSQAFAWGQLGHYLIGYMAEKQMKKSTKKKIEQILYPMSLGKSGTWMDDIRSDRSYDYATTWHYLNSKNGEYDPSTQEKTGDAYEAIQRIKAELKAGGLDPKTESEKLKMLIHMVEDIHQPLHVGTGDDRGGNDVKIEFFNQPTNLHALWDSGMIDRQGMSYTEIGEELYRRLTPEMHASYRSSTMLDWLKEAVSYRPMVYKLPENKKISYQYMYENYHIAEERMIAASVRLAQILEDIYP; encoded by the coding sequence ATGAAAAGAATACAAACCCTTACACTCACACTTTTCCTAAGTCTTTTGGTTTCTCAGGCGTTTGCTTGGGGACAATTGGGTCATTACCTGATCGGGTATATGGCTGAAAAGCAAATGAAAAAATCTACCAAGAAGAAAATTGAGCAAATCCTTTATCCCATGTCTTTGGGAAAAAGTGGGACTTGGATGGATGATATCCGGTCTGACAGAAGCTACGATTACGCGACTACCTGGCATTACCTCAATAGTAAAAACGGAGAATATGATCCCAGTACTCAGGAGAAAACAGGCGACGCTTATGAAGCTATTCAACGTATTAAAGCAGAGCTAAAGGCTGGTGGTTTGGATCCAAAGACAGAATCTGAAAAGCTGAAAATGCTCATTCATATGGTTGAGGATATTCACCAACCACTGCATGTGGGCACTGGTGATGACCGAGGCGGGAATGATGTAAAGATTGAATTCTTCAATCAACCTACGAATCTTCACGCGCTTTGGGATAGCGGAATGATTGACCGACAGGGTATGAGCTATACCGAAATTGGCGAAGAACTATATCGAAGACTAACTCCTGAAATGCATGCTAGCTATCGTTCATCTACCATGCTCGACTGGTTAAAAGAAGCAGTAAGCTACCGACCGATGGTTTACAAGCTTCCTGAAAATAAGAAAATCAGCTATCAATACATGTACGAAAACTATCATATCGCAGAGGAGCGAATGATTGCTGCAAGTGTGCGACTTGCCCAGATTTTAGAGGATATTTATCCTTGA
- a CDS encoding M20 metallopeptidase family protein, with protein MLKDRIKSLAQAYKEEVIANRRHLHANPELSFKEFKTAAFVEEKLQQMGITEIESKATTGWSALIKGKNPEKKVIALRADMDALPIVEANEVPYKSQSPGVMHACGHDAHTASLLGAAKILNEVKDQFEGTIKLIFQPGEELVPGGASLMIKDKVLENPRPSSIIGQHVMPMIPAGKVGFRPGLYMASTDEIYITVKGKGGHGAMPETFIDPVLIASHMIVALQQIVSRVANPKIPSVLSFGRVEAYGATNVIPNEVKIQGTFRTLDESWRAKAHEKMVQIAKGIVEGMGGELDFEIRKGYPFLKNEPELTARSMDAAREYLGEENVLDLDIWMAAEDFAFYSQEIDGCFYRLGTRNEARGITSGVHTPTFDIEEDALEIGSGLMAWLAVSELSKG; from the coding sequence ATGCTCAAGGACAGAATTAAATCCCTGGCTCAAGCGTATAAAGAAGAAGTCATCGCCAACCGAAGACATCTTCATGCCAATCCTGAGCTTTCCTTTAAAGAATTTAAAACAGCGGCATTTGTTGAAGAAAAACTTCAACAAATGGGAATCACCGAAATTGAATCTAAAGCTACCACGGGTTGGTCTGCATTGATCAAGGGAAAAAATCCTGAGAAAAAAGTAATCGCTCTTCGGGCAGACATGGATGCTCTACCTATTGTAGAGGCCAATGAGGTTCCGTATAAGTCTCAATCACCGGGTGTCATGCATGCCTGTGGACATGATGCGCATACCGCTTCTCTTTTGGGCGCAGCCAAAATTTTAAATGAAGTTAAGGATCAGTTTGAGGGAACCATTAAACTTATTTTCCAACCAGGAGAAGAACTTGTTCCCGGTGGGGCATCATTGATGATTAAGGATAAAGTTCTGGAAAATCCTAGACCTTCCTCGATCATTGGTCAGCATGTTATGCCCATGATTCCCGCTGGAAAGGTTGGATTTCGACCGGGCTTATACATGGCCAGTACGGATGAAATCTACATCACAGTTAAAGGAAAAGGCGGGCATGGAGCAATGCCTGAGACTTTTATTGATCCTGTGTTGATTGCCTCACACATGATTGTGGCTTTGCAACAGATCGTTAGCCGGGTGGCCAATCCCAAGATTCCTTCGGTCTTATCTTTCGGAAGAGTAGAAGCGTACGGAGCGACAAATGTGATTCCAAATGAAGTCAAGATTCAAGGTACATTTCGTACCCTAGATGAATCTTGGCGTGCTAAGGCTCATGAAAAAATGGTACAAATCGCCAAAGGAATTGTCGAAGGTATGGGAGGAGAATTAGATTTTGAGATCAGAAAAGGTTATCCATTTCTAAAAAATGAGCCTGAGTTGACAGCTAGATCAATGGATGCTGCAAGAGAATATCTGGGTGAAGAGAATGTCCTTGATCTGGATATCTGGATGGCTGCTGAGGATTTTGCGTTTTATTCGCAAGAAATCGATGGTTGTTTTTACCGATTAGGAACCCGAAATGAGGCCCGTGGAATCACCTCGGGTGTACATACCCCGACCTTTGACATTGAAGAAGATGCTCTGGAGATAGGCTCAGGCTTGATGGCTTGGCTGGCAGTTTCCGAACTTTCAAAAGGTTAA
- the secA gene encoding preprotein translocase subunit SecA: MLDFIAKGLAKIFGTKSDRDIKELLPKVTEINQHFSGLKSLTDDQLREKTLEIRQKINDRLKDIDAQILDRKSKIEALPIQEIQQKDTLFSEIEKLEKDRDADLEVVLDEVMTMAFAIVKETARRFKENGKLEVTANIYDRELASRKPNVEIQGDKAIWHNKWIAAGNEVVWDMVHYDVQLIGGMVLHKGKIAEMATGEGKTLVSTLPAFLNALSGRGVHLVTVNDYLAKRDSEWNAPLFEFHGLTVDCIDKYQPNSFGRKKAYASDIVYGTNNEFGFDYLRDNMARDSDDLVQGKHHFAMVDEVDSVLIDDARTPLIISGPVPRGDIHEFDQMKPRVSALVDEQRKLVQGFLAQAKKQIADGNEKDGGLALFRAYRGIPKYKPLIKYLSEPGIRVILQKTENYYLQDNKRNMPEADEPLLFTIDEKSNVVDLTDRGIEAMTSKNEDPNFFILPDIGVEIAELEKNEEVDDKEKLIRKEEVIKDYSVKAQRIHTVNQLLKAYCMFERDTEYIIVDGKVKIVDEQTGRVMEGRRYSDGLHQAIEAKENVKVEDATQTYATITLQNYFRMYHKLGGMTGTAETEAGEFWEIYKLDVVVIPTNKPIIRQDREDKVYKTVREKFNAVVDEINELVAQGRPVLVGTTSVEISEVLSRMLTLKKIPHQVLNAKQHAREAEIVAEAGKPGTVTIATNMAGRGTDIKLTPESRKAGGLAIIGTERHESRRVDRQLRGRSGRQGDVGSSQFFVSLEDSLMRLFGSDRIAKLMDRMGLEEGEVIQHSMITKSIERAQRKVEENNFGIRKRLLEYDDVMNSQREVVYRRRRNALKGDRLELDILNVLYDVCESIIEVGKSTEDAENLRMNIFTTLGVDYPVSENDLKTKDATKLTQELYQVAFQNYTQKNDQIRKAALPVFNRVSEERGATVKDIMVPISDGIKQIGVVCNLEKAIHTEGHELIRSLEKNVVLAIIDQNWKEHLRDMDDLKQSVQNAVYEQKDPLLIYKFEAFEMFKRFIGKLNEDMTSFLTRADLPKQDPAQVQQAQVQRPAEKVQASKAEVGSTLNPGANRAAAAAATAGRPAPQPVAPRKTDKVYGRNDKVTVQYQDGSTKSDVKYKSVEQDIVEGRCVVIEHS, translated from the coding sequence ATGCTAGATTTTATTGCTAAAGGACTAGCCAAAATTTTTGGTACCAAGTCCGACCGAGATATTAAAGAACTTCTCCCCAAAGTTACCGAGATCAATCAGCACTTTTCGGGATTGAAATCCTTAACAGACGATCAGCTTCGGGAAAAAACTCTGGAAATCCGTCAGAAAATCAATGATCGATTGAAAGATATCGATGCACAAATTCTGGACAGGAAATCCAAAATTGAAGCCCTGCCTATTCAGGAAATCCAACAAAAAGACACGCTTTTTTCTGAGATTGAAAAGCTTGAAAAAGACCGGGATGCGGACCTAGAAGTGGTATTGGATGAAGTCATGACCATGGCTTTTGCCATTGTGAAAGAAACCGCTCGCAGATTTAAAGAAAACGGCAAACTCGAAGTTACGGCCAATATTTATGATCGAGAATTGGCAAGTAGAAAGCCAAATGTCGAAATCCAGGGCGATAAAGCAATTTGGCATAACAAGTGGATTGCTGCTGGAAATGAGGTCGTTTGGGATATGGTCCATTACGATGTGCAGCTAATTGGTGGGATGGTCCTTCACAAAGGAAAAATCGCTGAAATGGCAACTGGTGAAGGTAAAACCTTGGTTTCCACTCTTCCTGCATTTTTGAATGCACTTTCAGGAAGAGGAGTTCACCTTGTTACTGTCAATGATTATCTCGCTAAGCGGGATTCTGAGTGGAATGCTCCACTTTTTGAATTCCACGGTTTGACTGTCGATTGTATCGATAAGTATCAACCTAATTCTTTTGGGAGAAAAAAAGCCTACGCTTCAGATATTGTCTACGGAACCAATAATGAATTTGGATTTGACTATCTCCGAGATAATATGGCTCGGGATTCGGATGATTTGGTTCAAGGAAAGCACCATTTCGCAATGGTCGATGAAGTTGACTCCGTGTTGATTGATGATGCACGTACTCCATTGATTATCTCTGGACCAGTTCCTAGGGGAGATATTCATGAATTTGATCAAATGAAGCCACGCGTTTCTGCTCTGGTGGATGAGCAGCGGAAGTTAGTTCAGGGATTCTTAGCTCAGGCTAAGAAACAGATTGCTGATGGTAATGAAAAAGACGGAGGACTAGCACTTTTCAGAGCCTATCGCGGTATTCCGAAATACAAGCCTTTGATCAAATACCTTTCTGAACCTGGTATTCGAGTGATTCTTCAAAAAACCGAGAATTATTACCTCCAGGATAACAAACGGAATATGCCTGAGGCAGATGAGCCATTATTGTTTACCATCGATGAGAAAAGCAATGTGGTAGATCTGACCGATAGAGGTATTGAGGCAATGACTTCTAAAAATGAAGATCCAAACTTCTTCATTCTTCCTGATATCGGAGTTGAAATTGCAGAATTGGAAAAGAATGAGGAGGTTGATGACAAAGAGAAATTAATTCGAAAGGAAGAAGTCATCAAAGATTACAGCGTCAAGGCTCAACGAATTCATACGGTTAATCAGCTTTTGAAGGCCTACTGTATGTTTGAGCGAGATACTGAGTACATCATCGTAGATGGAAAAGTGAAAATTGTGGATGAGCAGACAGGTCGTGTGATGGAAGGCCGACGGTATTCTGATGGATTGCATCAAGCAATTGAGGCTAAAGAAAACGTAAAAGTGGAGGACGCTACCCAAACCTACGCCACGATTACACTTCAAAATTATTTCCGTATGTACCACAAACTAGGTGGTATGACGGGTACAGCCGAGACAGAAGCCGGAGAATTTTGGGAAATTTACAAACTCGATGTAGTTGTCATTCCTACCAATAAGCCAATCATTCGTCAAGATAGAGAGGATAAGGTATATAAAACTGTCCGAGAGAAGTTCAACGCGGTGGTTGATGAAATCAACGAGTTGGTAGCTCAAGGTAGACCCGTTCTAGTCGGAACGACTTCAGTTGAAATCTCAGAGGTACTCAGCCGAATGCTTACCTTGAAGAAAATCCCTCACCAAGTATTGAATGCTAAGCAGCATGCTAGAGAAGCAGAGATTGTAGCAGAAGCGGGTAAACCAGGCACTGTGACTATCGCAACCAACATGGCTGGTCGTGGAACGGATATTAAATTAACTCCTGAGTCTCGTAAAGCAGGAGGTTTGGCCATCATTGGTACGGAAAGACATGAGTCTCGCCGTGTTGATAGACAGCTAAGAGGTCGTTCAGGTCGTCAAGGAGATGTAGGTTCTTCCCAGTTTTTTGTTTCTCTCGAGGATAGCTTGATGCGATTATTTGGTTCGGATCGTATTGCCAAATTGATGGATCGAATGGGCCTTGAGGAAGGTGAAGTAATCCAACATAGCATGATCACCAAATCTATTGAGCGCGCTCAGCGAAAAGTAGAAGAAAACAACTTTGGCATTCGAAAGCGACTTTTGGAATACGATGATGTGATGAATTCTCAGCGGGAAGTAGTCTATCGAAGAAGACGAAACGCGCTTAAAGGAGATCGTTTGGAGTTGGATATTTTGAATGTATTGTATGATGTCTGCGAAAGTATCATCGAAGTAGGAAAGTCGACAGAAGACGCTGAAAATCTGAGAATGAATATTTTCACGACTCTTGGTGTGGATTATCCAGTTTCTGAAAATGATCTCAAAACCAAGGATGCTACCAAGTTGACCCAAGAGCTTTACCAAGTTGCTTTCCAAAATTACACACAAAAGAACGATCAAATCCGAAAGGCTGCCCTTCCTGTATTTAATCGAGTATCCGAAGAGAGAGGAGCAACTGTGAAAGACATTATGGTGCCGATTTCGGATGGGATCAAACAAATTGGTGTGGTTTGTAATTTGGAAAAAGCAATTCACACGGAAGGTCATGAGTTGATCCGTTCTCTAGAGAAAAATGTTGTTTTGGCCATTATCGACCAAAATTGGAAAGAGCATCTTCGAGACATGGACGACTTGAAGCAGTCCGTTCAAAATGCCGTATATGAACAAAAGGACCCGCTTTTGATCTACAAATTTGAAGCATTTGAAATGTTTAAGCGATTTATTGGAAAGCTTAACGAGGACATGACTTCCTTCTTGACCCGAGCAGATCTTCCAAAACAAGATCCTGCTCAAGTTCAACAAGCACAAGTGCAACGTCCTGCTGAGAAAGTCCAAGCCTCAAAAGCAGAAGTAGGAAGCACCCTTAACCCAGGTGCGAACCGAGCAGCCGCGGCAGCAGCAACAGCTGGAAGACCTGCCCCACAACCCGTAGCTCCAAGAAAAACGGATAAGGTCTATGGCAGAAATGATAAAGTGACCGTTCAATACCAAGATGGTTCTACCAAATCAGATGTCAAATACAAAAGTGTGGAGCAAGATATCGTTGAGGGTCGTTGTGTAGTAATCGAACACAGTTAA
- the dapF gene encoding diaminopimelate epimerase, whose protein sequence is MEIQFYKYQGTGNDFVMIDDRQITFDDQDLDQVRKLCDRKFGIGSDGLILIRNHPDFDFEMIYFNADGSQSMCGNGARCAVAFSAFLGIIGQKTKFLAIDGPHEAVIVEDRVELLMGNVSSIDSQGLDFFVNTGSPHHIRLVEDVLDYPVYEEGKKIRYDACYSPGGTNVNFVQPIEADQVFVRTYERGVENETLSCGTGVTAAALVFGVKNNLQKVKIKTPGGNLSVRFQGNANEGFHDIWLIGPAQQVFSGKINS, encoded by the coding sequence ATGGAAATCCAATTTTACAAATACCAAGGCACAGGGAATGACTTTGTCATGATCGATGACCGGCAAATCACCTTTGATGATCAAGATCTTGACCAAGTCCGTAAGCTCTGTGATCGGAAATTTGGAATTGGATCAGATGGATTGATTTTGATTCGAAACCACCCCGACTTCGATTTTGAAATGATTTATTTCAATGCAGATGGAAGTCAAAGTATGTGTGGAAATGGGGCTCGGTGTGCAGTGGCATTTTCTGCATTTCTTGGAATAATTGGTCAAAAAACCAAATTCTTGGCAATCGATGGGCCCCATGAAGCAGTGATTGTGGAGGATCGGGTTGAATTATTGATGGGTAACGTTTCTTCTATAGATTCACAAGGCCTTGACTTCTTCGTCAATACGGGCTCTCCTCATCACATCCGATTAGTAGAGGATGTGCTTGATTATCCAGTTTATGAGGAAGGGAAAAAGATTCGGTATGACGCATGCTATTCCCCAGGAGGAACTAATGTCAACTTTGTTCAACCAATTGAAGCAGATCAAGTATTTGTCCGAACCTATGAGCGAGGTGTGGAAAATGAGACGCTTTCCTGTGGCACTGGCGTAACTGCCGCCGCTTTGGTTTTTGGGGTTAAAAACAATCTTCAAAAAGTTAAAATAAAGACGCCAGGAGGAAACTTGTCGGTTCGCTTTCAAGGCAATGCCAATGAAGGCTTTCACGACATTTGGCTAATCGGTCCAGCCCAGCAAGTATTTTCAGGAAAAATCAATAGTTAA
- a CDS encoding superoxide dismutase, protein MLSRRDFLSHTTKAGLTLGILSSPLAELLAKGIEIPSEFPFATGFEQKPLGYAYNALEPHIDARTMEIHFTKHAAGYASNVQAAAKEEGVDTSKPLENVLGQISKYSTKMRNNAGGHYNHELFWSVMGPNSGGKPEGKLMEAITASFGSYEEFVTQFETAAKTRFGSGWAWLIVQSGGKLAVSSTANQDNPLMDIVEVKGTPILGLDVWEHAYYLHYQNRRPDYVSAFWNLVDWKAVAGRFEAAV, encoded by the coding sequence ATGCTAAGTCGAAGAGATTTTCTTTCCCATACCACCAAAGCCGGACTTACCCTTGGAATTCTTTCCTCACCACTAGCTGAGCTTCTGGCAAAAGGAATCGAAATTCCGAGTGAGTTTCCATTTGCAACTGGATTTGAGCAGAAGCCTTTAGGGTATGCTTATAATGCACTAGAACCACATATTGATGCAAGAACGATGGAAATTCACTTCACCAAGCATGCCGCTGGATATGCTTCCAATGTTCAAGCAGCAGCAAAGGAAGAAGGTGTTGATACGAGCAAGCCTCTCGAAAATGTCTTAGGGCAGATTTCGAAATACTCTACCAAAATGCGAAACAATGCAGGCGGTCATTACAACCATGAACTGTTTTGGAGTGTGATGGGTCCAAATTCAGGTGGAAAGCCTGAGGGAAAGTTGATGGAGGCAATTACAGCTTCATTTGGATCCTATGAAGAATTTGTGACTCAATTTGAAACAGCCGCGAAAACTAGATTTGGTTCAGGCTGGGCTTGGCTAATCGTACAATCCGGAGGTAAGCTTGCAGTTTCATCTACTGCGAATCAGGACAATCCGCTTATGGACATCGTTGAAGTCAAAGGAACGCCGATTTTAGGATTGGATGTATGGGAGCATGCCTATTACCTTCATTATCAAAACAGAAGACCTGATTACGTTTCAGCCTTTTGGAACCTGGTAGATTGGAAGGCAGTTGCAGGACGATTTGAAGCGGCAGTTTAA
- a CDS encoding nucleoside triphosphate pyrophosphohydrolase family protein, with the protein MQDPKSLTSVALFHQTFKHPVLPEPTIPSETRCNLRVSLLAEELKELEEAIENKDIVEIADALCDLQYVLSGAILEFGLGEKFKTLFDEVQRSNMSKACKTEEEAKATVAHYEAKGTPCFYEKEGDLFLVFREGDHKTLKSINYSPADLKNILEK; encoded by the coding sequence ATGCAAGACCCCAAGTCACTTACTTCTGTAGCTTTATTCCATCAGACCTTTAAGCATCCTGTTCTGCCTGAACCGACCATTCCTTCTGAAACCCGATGTAATCTCAGAGTTTCCCTATTGGCAGAGGAACTAAAAGAATTAGAAGAGGCAATCGAAAATAAGGACATTGTTGAAATCGCAGATGCACTTTGCGACCTTCAATACGTTTTGTCTGGAGCCATTTTGGAATTTGGATTAGGTGAAAAATTCAAAACACTTTTCGACGAAGTTCAGCGCTCCAATATGAGCAAAGCATGCAAAACAGAGGAAGAAGCAAAAGCTACAGTAGCCCATTATGAGGCAAAAGGGACACCATGCTTTTACGAAAAAGAGGGGGATTTATTCCTAGTGTTTAGAGAGGGGGATCATAAAACCCTAAAATCGATAAATTATTCTCCTGCAGATCTAAAAAACATCCTGGAAAAATAA
- a CDS encoding LuxR C-terminal-related transcriptional regulator gives MDKVLLKDLKKQDKYTRFFKSWKEQQFQGEIDEQKLKDELLTLSKSIGLQESIVIACFDYRNLNLAFFTGRIEEITGYPESMFRNKGMETSFTMIHPEDRPELFKFQEVVLKAFHSLSISERNSFEFSYTTRWVHRKTQKVTWMTSKARPYVIDHAGNFIIDLHIIIQLTTPPKVQSYDWSYTYLKDDGTKILVTKNSPQDKVVQLTQKEKEIAKLILEGLESKEISETLNISLNTVSTHRKNILRKVNARNLTEMIKMLVALDI, from the coding sequence ATGGATAAGGTATTACTTAAGGACCTTAAAAAACAGGATAAATACACACGATTTTTCAAATCTTGGAAAGAGCAACAGTTCCAGGGAGAAATTGATGAGCAAAAGCTCAAAGATGAATTGCTGACTTTAAGCAAAAGTATCGGACTTCAAGAGAGCATTGTCATTGCTTGCTTTGACTATCGCAATTTAAATCTGGCATTCTTCACAGGACGGATCGAGGAAATTACGGGTTATCCCGAGTCGATGTTTAGAAATAAAGGAATGGAGACTTCGTTCACGATGATTCATCCAGAAGATAGGCCTGAGCTGTTTAAATTTCAGGAGGTTGTTCTCAAAGCATTTCATTCCTTATCAATTAGCGAGCGAAATTCTTTTGAATTCTCCTATACGACGAGATGGGTGCACCGAAAGACCCAAAAAGTTACCTGGATGACATCCAAAGCCAGACCATATGTCATTGATCATGCTGGTAATTTTATTATTGATCTTCATATTATCATTCAATTAACCACTCCACCCAAGGTTCAGAGTTACGATTGGAGCTATACCTATTTAAAGGATGATGGTACAAAAATTCTGGTAACCAAAAATTCTCCTCAGGATAAAGTTGTACAGCTTACTCAAAAGGAAAAGGAAATTGCCAAATTGATTCTTGAGGGATTGGAGTCCAAAGAAATTTCTGAAACCTTGAATATTTCTTTGAATACGGTTTCGACACACCGAAAAAATATCCTGAGAAAGGTGAATGCGAGAAATTTGACAGAAATGATCAAAATGCTGGTCGCCTTGGATATTTAA